The Candidatus Limnocylindrales bacterium genome has a segment encoding these proteins:
- a CDS encoding CHAT domain-containing protein, translated as MLIPLTGLQPKTRRFNFIGLLLLVTIEWIAVAPGEEGNFSRLGGESPGLEYFNQVKQLVRAGKLQEARDTYNQALDLFHKEGQLFLEAETLSELGVIYRRLGQIQTSLEFQFKALELYNRLGKTREKAIALRRIGVVYRNLGELKKSLEAQHQALALMEELGDPEGIADSRMNLSAIYVNLGRLRDALKVQQEALEIYKTLQRTDKMAFALGNLGLTQLFLGNLTESIKNQRRSLEIKQQQGDVYGEGNARVNLGLAYAGLGDYSRALEQYWEALHLYQKIGNKQGEAVTLSNMGDLFNELGDLNRAETYYRSSLTLRREIQDKIGLVITLKNLALLYRKEKDWVKAKNFLQEGLELVRELKHLGTDLPFTLPLLEGDLQQGMGLISQDQGEGAAALENFEKALTLYEGTDYSQGVMETWGYMGDGYGLIGDWEKSLSAYKKGLELARRENRLHIEAHLLHRLGLVYGRMGQEEMALQNFLDAINQVESLRANLEEADIRRLYTQQKSNLYRDTIRLLLRRGKVEEALFYLERFRARTFLETLLSGPSLKIKEGSPLLVEEQELFAEIRFLHRQINLLSQSSLLESGSTGLDTPLNEVSSKSDPAYRFNPPGSKDSSETRNLKSESYLNRQLLELKEELESAKNRYEELWIRIQLTQPDYAHLKSVKAEELREMMTKARALLDPEVAIIEYFLDEEKIYIWVVTKERLVYREVPISREIMTREVLAFRSSVKARISPPAGRAEGGPSRDFVDPAKKLHEALIAPVEEVLAGKKVLGIVPHEILNFIPFAALKNQRYLIQDYAVFYLPSLSLLPLLREKNLENKRYPVPGELLAMGNPYGNLPGAEAELKSLSRVFSQVTLYQGSEASKERFMKLSPSYQILHLATHSVYDKEKPLLSYLELASEDPGDGRFYVSQVLGLSLKANLVTLSGCETSLPQDSTSQEMETLVSGDEIIAFNRAFMYAGVPTVLSSLWRVSDFATPILMYQFYQNLKTKTRAEALRQASLMVMGQHITHGRRTVKDLSLSHPFFWAPFVLVGDWK; from the coding sequence ATGTTGATACCCTTGACAGGCCTCCAACCTAAAACTCGGCGATTCAATTTTATAGGACTGTTATTATTGGTAACCATAGAGTGGATAGCGGTTGCGCCGGGTGAAGAGGGAAATTTCAGCCGGTTAGGGGGAGAGAGTCCTGGACTTGAATATTTTAACCAGGTAAAACAGTTGGTCAGGGCCGGCAAACTCCAGGAAGCACGGGATACTTATAACCAGGCTCTGGATCTCTTTCATAAAGAGGGTCAGTTGTTTCTGGAAGCCGAAACCTTGAGCGAGTTGGGGGTCATCTACCGACGCTTGGGGCAAATCCAAACTTCCCTGGAATTTCAATTTAAAGCCCTGGAACTTTATAATCGGCTAGGTAAAACCAGAGAGAAAGCCATCGCTTTGAGACGAATCGGGGTAGTCTATCGAAACCTTGGAGAGTTAAAAAAATCCCTGGAGGCTCAACATCAAGCCTTAGCCCTTATGGAGGAGTTAGGAGATCCTGAAGGTATTGCGGACTCCCGGATGAATCTAAGCGCTATCTATGTGAACTTGGGAAGACTCCGGGACGCTTTGAAAGTCCAACAAGAAGCCCTGGAGATCTATAAAACCCTTCAACGCACTGATAAGATGGCCTTTGCCCTGGGAAATCTTGGCCTTACCCAGCTTTTCTTAGGAAACCTGACTGAATCTATAAAGAATCAACGTCGTTCTTTGGAGATAAAACAACAACAAGGTGATGTCTATGGAGAGGGTAATGCCCGGGTCAATCTTGGACTTGCTTATGCCGGTCTGGGGGACTATTCCAGGGCTTTGGAGCAATATTGGGAGGCTTTGCATCTTTATCAAAAAATAGGAAATAAACAAGGTGAGGCAGTAACCCTGAGCAATATGGGGGACTTATTTAATGAATTAGGGGATTTAAATCGAGCCGAGACTTATTATCGGTCTTCCTTAACGCTTCGACGGGAAATCCAGGATAAGATCGGGCTGGTTATAACCCTCAAAAATCTGGCTCTTTTATATCGAAAGGAAAAGGATTGGGTTAAGGCAAAAAATTTTCTTCAAGAAGGGCTTGAGCTCGTCAGAGAATTGAAGCACCTGGGAACCGATCTACCTTTCACATTGCCTTTACTCGAAGGAGACCTTCAACAGGGGATGGGATTAATTTCACAAGATCAAGGGGAAGGCGCAGCAGCTTTGGAAAATTTTGAAAAAGCCCTGACTCTTTACGAAGGGACGGACTATTCACAGGGAGTTATGGAAACCTGGGGATATATGGGAGATGGTTATGGGTTGATCGGAGACTGGGAGAAAAGCCTGAGCGCTTATAAGAAGGGGCTGGAGCTTGCACGGCGGGAAAATCGTCTTCATATAGAAGCGCATTTACTTCACCGGCTTGGGCTTGTCTATGGAAGAATGGGCCAAGAAGAAATGGCCCTGCAGAATTTTTTAGATGCCATCAATCAGGTAGAAAGTCTACGGGCTAATCTGGAGGAAGCAGATATTCGGCGTTTATATACACAACAGAAATCGAATCTTTATAGGGATACCATCCGCCTGCTTCTGAGAAGAGGTAAGGTGGAAGAAGCTTTATTTTACCTGGAAAGATTTCGAGCCAGAACCTTCTTAGAAACGCTCTTAAGCGGACCTTCCCTTAAAATAAAAGAGGGAAGTCCACTCCTGGTAGAAGAACAGGAACTTTTTGCCGAAATTCGCTTTTTACATCGACAAATTAATCTTCTCTCTCAATCCAGTCTCCTAGAGTCCGGCTCTACAGGTTTAGATACCCCTTTGAATGAGGTTTCAAGTAAAAGTGATCCGGCCTATCGCTTTAATCCACCGGGTTCTAAGGATTCCTCCGAGACGCGAAACTTGAAATCCGAGAGTTATCTGAATCGACAACTCCTGGAACTCAAAGAGGAACTGGAATCTGCTAAAAACCGATATGAGGAATTATGGATTCGGATTCAATTGACGCAACCGGATTATGCTCATCTAAAAAGTGTCAAGGCTGAAGAGCTTAGAGAGATGATGACCAAAGCCAGAGCCTTACTAGATCCAGAGGTAGCCATCATAGAGTACTTTTTAGACGAAGAAAAGATTTATATCTGGGTGGTAACGAAGGAGCGGCTGGTTTATCGAGAAGTTCCCATCAGCCGAGAGATAATGACCCGGGAGGTTCTGGCTTTTCGTTCTTCGGTGAAGGCCCGAATCTCTCCGCCCGCGGGGAGGGCAGAGGGAGGGCCCTCTCGGGATTTTGTAGACCCTGCTAAGAAACTTCATGAAGCTCTGATAGCTCCTGTTGAAGAAGTTCTGGCAGGGAAGAAGGTGCTTGGGATTGTTCCCCATGAAATCCTGAATTTTATACCCTTTGCAGCCCTTAAGAATCAGAGATACCTTATCCAGGACTATGCCGTGTTTTATCTTCCTTCGTTGAGTCTGTTGCCGTTGCTTCGAGAAAAAAACCTGGAAAATAAACGATATCCTGTACCAGGTGAGTTATTAGCCATGGGAAATCCCTATGGAAACTTACCGGGTGCAGAAGCTGAACTTAAGTCCCTATCCAGGGTTTTTTCACAGGTAACTCTTTATCAAGGTTCCGAGGCTTCAAAGGAACGGTTTATGAAACTTTCCCCATCGTATCAGATCCTCCACTTGGCTACCCATAGTGTCTATGACAAGGAAAAACCTTTGCTATCTTACCTGGAACTGGCTTCTGAGGATCCAGGAGATGGGAGATTCTATGTCAGTCAGGTCTTGGGATTGAGCTTAAAAGCGAATTTAGTAACCCTGAGTGGCTGCGAGACCTCTTTACCTCAAGATTCTACTTCCCAGGAGATGGAAACTCTGGTATCCGGGGATGAGATTATAGCTTTTAATCGAGCCTTTATGTATGCCGGAGTTCCGACTGTTTTATCCAGTCTCTGGAGGGTTAGCGATTTTGCAACTCCGATTTTGATGTACCAGTTTTATCAAAACCTTAAAACAAAAACCCGGGCAGAAGCGTTGCGCCAAGCTTCTTTGATGGTCATGGGACAGCACATAACCCATGGGAGAAGAACAGTCAAGGATTTATCCTTATCGCATCCTTTTTTCTGGGCTCCCTTTGTCCTGGTGGGGGATTGGAAATGA
- a CDS encoding DnaJ domain-containing protein encodes MNLIPLINLWLGFPFYIKFLGVIGIYSVICFLTYQIGRINIQIAQQIPLREGALRVHLANVGILLLSAVAGSLGLALGPLLTSFPYNFQYAISLVLTGLFSFCTVYSMGAFQPGIRGTRVFETTYLRRVVELPIIFFKALYQLVNRVLHAILAPGQDLWGLFIGVSLLVLLPYGFVSGEVFLKIVCLTLGGMGLTLSFSESLTKLFNHSFFPESVIHKHRVLQLILGAAGFFLSILVSEVSFVLTLQSYYLMVSGIAGFFIGIGVGIPLTETRFYQQQLSREQERQRHIEKSDVEKLLARIPRHIEDYRRLISSHPDTSAHSLLTELEENFQALKTEFLSQPTSYQNLKERSIRLENRLKVLIREVYQGHIAGGGKPAPSVVNSSTRTRQYEPKVQHENAREPQEQPSGRTFTPQTQIGQKSSQGESEISKEALQQILSTTRMLIDELKIKNAGGGAVLSNTLALEARLNGLQRKLEGRRVALATAYMEASKLKETVEMLSYAVASEESAEVIKPLTEAECREILNVKVGASKEEIKKAYKELAKLYHPDKFVNSPPEMKEKADKAFKKINEAYQFLMGQPE; translated from the coding sequence ATGAACCTTATACCACTTATTAATCTCTGGTTGGGCTTTCCGTTTTATATAAAATTCTTAGGAGTAATAGGCATTTATAGCGTTATTTGTTTTTTGACCTATCAAATCGGGCGGATAAATATTCAGATAGCTCAACAGATTCCCCTTAGGGAAGGGGCTTTAAGAGTTCATCTGGCTAATGTAGGTATTCTCCTTCTATCTGCCGTGGCAGGTTCTTTGGGATTAGCCTTGGGTCCACTTCTTACCTCTTTTCCTTACAACTTTCAGTATGCGATCAGCTTAGTTCTAACGGGTCTTTTTAGTTTCTGCACCGTCTATAGTATGGGAGCTTTTCAACCTGGTATCCGGGGAACTCGGGTTTTCGAAACCACTTACCTGAGGAGGGTAGTGGAACTTCCCATTATCTTTTTCAAGGCCTTATATCAATTAGTAAATCGAGTCCTTCATGCAATTTTGGCTCCTGGTCAGGACCTTTGGGGACTTTTTATCGGGGTGAGCCTTTTGGTATTACTCCCCTATGGTTTTGTATCTGGAGAGGTATTTCTGAAAATTGTATGTTTAACCTTAGGGGGTATGGGACTCACCCTATCCTTTTCAGAAAGTCTCACGAAGCTCTTTAACCACTCTTTTTTCCCAGAGTCTGTCATACATAAACACCGGGTGTTACAACTGATACTCGGGGCAGCGGGTTTTTTCTTAAGTATTCTGGTCTCAGAGGTCTCATTTGTTCTGACGCTTCAGTCTTATTATCTAATGGTAAGTGGGATAGCCGGTTTTTTTATAGGAATAGGAGTAGGTATTCCCCTCACCGAGACCCGGTTTTACCAGCAGCAACTAAGTCGAGAGCAGGAGCGACAAAGACACATTGAAAAATCCGATGTGGAGAAATTACTCGCCAGAATCCCTCGGCATATAGAGGATTATCGTCGACTAATTTCTTCTCATCCTGATACTTCTGCCCATTCCCTTTTGACAGAGTTAGAGGAAAATTTTCAAGCCTTAAAGACGGAATTTCTCTCCCAGCCAACTTCTTATCAGAACCTCAAGGAGAGGTCTATTCGACTGGAAAATCGATTAAAAGTTCTGATTCGAGAGGTTTACCAGGGTCACATTGCCGGAGGAGGAAAGCCTGCTCCATCGGTTGTGAACTCCTCTACCCGGACCAGGCAGTATGAACCGAAGGTCCAGCACGAAAATGCCAGAGAACCACAGGAACAACCATCTGGAAGGACGTTTACCCCACAGACCCAGATAGGGCAGAAAAGTTCCCAGGGAGAGTCCGAGATTTCTAAGGAAGCCCTTCAGCAGATCCTTTCAACGACCCGGATGCTGATCGATGAACTTAAAATCAAAAATGCAGGTGGAGGAGCCGTCTTGAGTAACACCTTAGCCCTGGAGGCCCGGTTAAACGGCTTACAACGGAAGTTAGAAGGACGACGGGTCGCCCTAGCTACAGCCTATATGGAAGCCTCCAAGCTTAAAGAAACGGTAGAAATGCTTAGCTATGCTGTGGCGAGTGAAGAATCCGCCGAAGTCATAAAACCACTGACCGAGGCAGAATGCCGTGAGATCCTCAATGTAAAGGTAGGGGCGAGTAAAGAAGAGATTAAAAAAGCTTATAAAGAGCTGGCCAAGCTCTACCATCCGGATAAGTTTGTTAATAGCCCACCGGAAATGAAGGAAAAGGCCGATAAAGCATTTAAGAAAATTAACGAGGCCTATCAATTCCTCATGGGTCAACCGGAATAA
- a CDS encoding D-2-hydroxyacid dehydrogenase encodes MYRLLIIEQNPESYRQIIQKEIPDLEIYFLEDVKKDPGLLSTLDIFLAGKVDGKFPEDLLKQAYRVQWIQSTLAGVDHIIRSPFLRDEILLTRVGGVFGRFMAEYVLGYLLYLVLRIAQVVENQKKAHWEPFMPGTLEGRVLGILGLGEIGSEIARRAKGFGMKVIGLKRTAGHYPYVDRLFLESQLPEFLPQVDFLVITVPLTPKTQGMIKAHELRLMKREAYLINIARGAVVQEEDLIRALEENWIAGAILDVFEHEPLPKESRLWSLKNVIITPHISGPDDPARVSQIFCDNYRRFLAKEPLRYLVDKHRGY; translated from the coding sequence TTGTATCGGCTTCTGATTATTGAACAGAACCCAGAAAGTTATCGACAAATAATCCAGAAGGAGATTCCGGACCTGGAAATTTATTTTTTAGAGGACGTAAAGAAGGATCCAGGTCTTCTGTCAACTCTGGACATTTTTCTGGCCGGAAAAGTGGATGGAAAGTTTCCGGAGGATCTTTTGAAGCAGGCTTATAGAGTCCAATGGATCCAATCAACTCTGGCTGGGGTGGATCATATTATAAGATCCCCCTTTTTAAGGGATGAGATCCTTTTAACGAGAGTTGGCGGTGTTTTTGGAAGGTTTATGGCCGAGTATGTGTTGGGATATCTACTTTATCTGGTTCTTCGAATTGCCCAGGTAGTAGAAAATCAAAAAAAGGCTCATTGGGAGCCTTTTATGCCTGGGACCCTGGAGGGTCGGGTTCTGGGAATTCTGGGTCTGGGAGAAATCGGCAGCGAGATTGCACGAAGAGCTAAAGGGTTTGGCATGAAAGTTATAGGCTTGAAGCGAACCGCCGGGCATTATCCTTATGTGGATCGGTTATTTCTGGAATCCCAGCTACCGGAATTTTTGCCCCAGGTAGATTTTCTGGTTATTACCGTCCCCTTGACTCCCAAAACCCAGGGTATGATCAAGGCCCATGAGTTAAGGTTAATGAAACGAGAAGCTTACCTGATCAATATTGCGCGGGGTGCAGTTGTTCAAGAAGAGGATCTTATCCGGGCTTTAGAAGAAAATTGGATCGCCGGAGCAATTCTGGACGTCTTCGAGCATGAACCTCTTCCCAAAGAGAGTCGGCTCTGGAGCCTGAAAAATGTTATTATAACACCACACATTTCGGGACCGGATGACCCGGCCCGTGTCAGTCAAATCTTCTGTGATAACTACCGCCGCTTTCTTGCCAAAGAACCCCTTCGATACCTGGTAGATAAACATCGTGGCTATTGA
- a CDS encoding protein kinase has product MSLWDRLKGKSDKKRKEPTVSSSSDNGSSASDPNQLRSSPTPAKNSPESLAKEGISAHSRGLRSGSGSSILGSRQSKDPLRVWMPGEIIEGRYEVIQELTGGAMGQVYRVRHRDWNIELAIKSPLPHLIANEDLKARFIEEAESWVELGLHPHITTCYYVAQIEGMPRIVLEYVEGGTLKDWITRGVFLQDLETPLAVAIQLCLGLEYAHSKGVIHRDLKPANVLLTKGGTPKLTDFGLVKRSARVRDQDSIRSSSPRLDTRSVEATQVGTILGTPEYMAPEQWAGAEQTGVHTDIYALGLVFYELFCGRRPFELTENLRYAHPTLQEREWERMHSQEPVPDPHQWRRDLPEALVMILRECLAKTPVDRPPDVKSVRERLELIYQMQVGRTAPYTQAATDLDLRADSLNNRALSYLDLGKEVEAEATWRKALAVDPQHPEVVYNHGIFLWRRGRLTDEALVRQLEEVRATHGNWWQAMYLLALVQFERGEIDLALLLLEEAARQAPQETELQEPLRLARSRSLATRRFLRNFEGHNSYVSSVCLSQDGLWALSGSGDSTLRLWEVATGRCLRVFEGHTSYVSSVCLSPDGRWALSGSGDNTLRLWEVTTGRCLRIFEGHTKGISSVCLSTEADSMGVARWVLSGSWDKTLRLWEVATGRCLKVFEGHTKEVLSVYLSSDGKWALSGGGDNTLRLWEVDTGRCLRIFEGHIKGIMSVCLSTNKRWALSGSLDKTLALWEVDTGRCLRVFEGHTNYVTSVHLSEDGRWALSGGGDNTLRLWEVDTGRCLRTFQGHVDWVTSVYLSKDGRWALSGSGDRTLRLWELPRESICSFRLSRPRSHTDWLEVQTRIAELLKGAEEALKKANFSGALTLVREARRLPGCERTPQTLEAWAKLSLICPRVGLRAVWLTKTFEGHKNEINTVCLSTDGRWALSGGGNNILLWDVVTGRNLRTFQGHTGSVLSVYLSNDKQWILSGGSDNTLRLWETETGRCLRVFQGHTNWVRSVCLSPDRRWALSGGGNNILLWDVATGRCIRTFLGHTNSVLSVCLSPDGCWVLSGGGDNVVRLWDVTTGRCIQTFQGHTSWVRSVCLSPNGRWALSGSGDNTLKLWEITTGRCLQTFQGHTDGVNSVCLSTDGRWILSGGSDNTLRLWQTGTGRCIRTLEGHTSWVRSVYLSADGRWALSGGGDKTLRLWQLDWELEARDPATWNEGALPYLKSFLILHTPYASSDPTKPEGLTRRGKPCWNEQDFQELLRQLQYAGYGRLRPEGIRTKLEELARSLTP; this is encoded by the coding sequence ATGAGTTTGTGGGATAGATTAAAAGGTAAGAGTGACAAGAAGAGGAAGGAACCTACAGTCTCTTCATCTTCAGATAATGGATCTTCTGCTTCCGATCCGAATCAACTTCGCAGCTCACCCACTCCTGCCAAAAACTCTCCGGAAAGTCTGGCTAAGGAGGGGATTTCTGCCCATTCCAGAGGTCTCAGATCCGGCAGTGGCTCTTCCATTTTAGGTTCTCGACAGAGTAAGGATCCCCTACGGGTATGGATGCCTGGAGAGATTATAGAAGGTCGTTATGAAGTTATCCAGGAATTAACTGGAGGAGCTATGGGACAGGTTTATCGGGTAAGGCATCGGGATTGGAACATCGAGTTAGCTATTAAGAGTCCCTTACCCCATCTGATTGCCAATGAAGATCTCAAGGCCCGATTTATTGAAGAGGCTGAAAGCTGGGTGGAGCTGGGTCTTCATCCCCATATCACAACCTGTTATTATGTGGCTCAAATTGAAGGAATGCCACGCATTGTTTTAGAGTATGTCGAAGGGGGCACCCTTAAGGACTGGATCACCCGGGGGGTGTTTCTTCAGGATCTGGAGACCCCATTGGCCGTGGCTATCCAGCTTTGCCTGGGGTTGGAGTATGCCCATAGTAAAGGGGTTATTCATCGAGACTTAAAACCAGCCAATGTACTTCTGACAAAGGGAGGAACTCCCAAACTTACGGACTTTGGTCTGGTCAAACGAAGTGCCAGGGTCAGAGATCAGGATTCGATACGATCTTCCTCCCCGAGGTTAGATACTCGATCTGTAGAAGCGACCCAGGTAGGAACCATCTTGGGGACCCCAGAGTATATGGCGCCTGAGCAGTGGGCCGGAGCAGAACAGACGGGGGTTCATACAGATATTTATGCTTTGGGATTAGTATTTTATGAACTCTTCTGTGGTCGGCGTCCTTTCGAGCTTACAGAAAATCTACGATATGCCCATCCGACCCTTCAGGAACGGGAGTGGGAGCGGATGCATTCCCAGGAGCCCGTTCCCGATCCCCATCAATGGCGAAGGGATCTTCCCGAAGCACTGGTCATGATCTTGAGGGAATGTCTAGCCAAGACTCCTGTGGACCGGCCACCGGATGTTAAATCGGTCAGAGAACGGCTGGAGTTGATCTATCAAATGCAAGTCGGGCGGACAGCTCCTTACACGCAGGCGGCGACAGATCTGGACCTTCGGGCAGATAGCCTCAATAACCGGGCCCTTTCCTACTTAGATTTGGGGAAAGAAGTAGAAGCGGAGGCCACCTGGCGAAAGGCTCTCGCAGTGGATCCTCAACACCCTGAAGTGGTTTACAACCATGGAATTTTCCTTTGGCGCCGGGGTCGTTTAACAGACGAAGCACTGGTAAGGCAATTGGAAGAGGTCCGGGCCACCCACGGCAATTGGTGGCAGGCCATGTATCTCCTGGCTCTTGTGCAGTTTGAGCGGGGAGAGATAGATTTAGCCCTCTTACTCCTGGAGGAAGCAGCCCGACAGGCTCCCCAAGAAACAGAACTCCAGGAGCCTCTTCGGTTAGCCAGATCCCGTAGTCTCGCTACCCGTCGCTTTTTACGGAACTTTGAAGGGCATAACAGTTATGTAAGTTCTGTATGCCTGAGTCAGGATGGACTTTGGGCACTCTCCGGGAGTGGAGATAGTACTCTGCGGCTCTGGGAAGTTGCTACGGGTCGCTGTCTGAGGGTCTTTGAAGGACATACCAGTTATGTAAGTTCTGTGTGCCTGAGTCCTGACGGGCGCTGGGCCTTATCGGGAAGTGGAGACAATACCCTGCGACTTTGGGAGGTAACGACAGGCCGATGCTTAAGGATCTTCGAGGGGCATACTAAAGGAATATCCTCTGTTTGCCTGAGCACTGAGGCCGATAGTATGGGTGTTGCCCGTTGGGTCTTATCGGGAAGCTGGGATAAAACTCTACGACTTTGGGAAGTTGCCACGGGACGATGTCTGAAGGTTTTCGAAGGACATACCAAGGAGGTCCTTTCGGTTTACCTGAGCAGCGATGGAAAATGGGCCTTATCCGGGGGTGGAGATAATACCTTGCGACTCTGGGAAGTAGATACTGGCCGATGCTTGAGAATCTTCGAAGGGCATATCAAGGGGATCATGTCTGTTTGTTTAAGTACCAATAAACGCTGGGCCCTTTCAGGAAGTCTGGATAAGACACTGGCATTATGGGAGGTGGATACGGGTCGATGTTTGAGGGTCTTCGAAGGACATACCAACTACGTGACTTCTGTACATCTCAGTGAAGATGGACGTTGGGCCTTATCCGGGGGTGGGGATAATACCTTGCGACTCTGGGAAGTAGATACCGGTCGATGTCTGCGGACTTTTCAAGGACATGTCGATTGGGTGACTTCTGTCTATCTGAGCAAGGACGGGCGTTGGGCGTTATCCGGGAGTGGGGACAGAACCTTAAGGCTTTGGGAATTACCCCGGGAGAGTATCTGCTCTTTTCGCCTCAGTCGCCCCAGGTCCCATACCGACTGGTTGGAAGTTCAGACCCGGATAGCCGAGTTATTAAAGGGAGCCGAGGAGGCATTGAAAAAGGCCAACTTTAGTGGGGCTCTGACCCTGGTACGAGAGGCTCGAAGATTACCAGGTTGTGAACGTACCCCCCAGACCCTGGAAGCCTGGGCAAAACTTTCTCTTATTTGTCCCCGGGTGGGCCTGCGGGCCGTATGGTTAACCAAAACCTTTGAGGGACATAAGAATGAAATCAATACCGTTTGTCTCAGTACAGACGGACGCTGGGCCCTCTCCGGAGGAGGTAATAACATCTTACTTTGGGATGTGGTTACCGGACGTAATTTGCGAACTTTTCAGGGGCATACAGGTTCCGTACTCTCTGTTTATCTCAGCAACGATAAACAGTGGATTCTCTCCGGGGGGAGTGATAATACGCTGCGACTCTGGGAGACGGAAACGGGCCGCTGTCTGAGGGTTTTCCAGGGTCATACCAACTGGGTGAGATCGGTTTGCCTGAGTCCCGACAGACGCTGGGCCCTCTCCGGAGGAGGTAATAACATCTTACTTTGGGACGTGGCTACCGGACGTTGTATCCGGACCTTTTTAGGACATACCAACTCGGTACTATCGGTTTGCCTGAGTCCCGATGGATGTTGGGTTCTCTCCGGAGGTGGAGATAATGTAGTACGGCTCTGGGATGTGACCACAGGACGTTGTATCCAGACCTTTCAAGGACATACCAGTTGGGTGAGATCGGTTTGCCTGAGTCCCAACGGACGCTGGGCCCTCTCCGGGAGTGGGGATAATACCCTGAAACTTTGGGAAATAACTACAGGACGTTGCCTACAAACCTTCCAGGGTCATACCGATGGTGTAAACTCCGTCTGTCTGAGTACCGATGGACGTTGGATTCTGTCAGGGGGCAGCGATAACACCCTACGGCTCTGGCAAACCGGCACAGGACGTTGCATACGCACCCTTGAAGGACATACCAGCTGGGTAAGATCCGTCTACCTGAGTGCCGATGGACGTTGGGCCCTTTCCGGAGGAGGGGATAAAACTTTGCGACTCTGGCAACTGGATTGGGAACTTGAAGCCCGTGATCCGGCTACCTGGAATGAAGGGGCTTTACCTTATCTTAAGTCTTTCCTGATACTTCATACTCCTTACGCCAGCTCAGATCCCACCAAGCCAGAGGGACTTACACGACGGGGCAAACCTTGCTGGAATGAGCAGGATTTTCAAGAGCTTCTTCGTCAACTCCAATACGCAGGTTATGGAAGACTTCGCCCTGAAGGGATACGTACCAAGCTCGAAGAGCTTGCCCGGTCTCTAACCCCCTGA